The Sphingopyxis sp. YR583 DNA segment GCTCGCCCGGCTCGAAGCGGCGCTGACCGATGGCTGAGCCGGTCGCGCTAACCGCGCTTGCGCTCGACGCCGCGTTCGGCTGGCCGCGCGCGCTCTATCGCTGCATCGGCCACCCGGTCGGGCTGTTCGCGCATATCATCGATGGATGTGAGGCGCACTGGAACCGCCCCGAAAGCAGCTTTACGAGGCGGCGGATGCTCGGCGCGCTGACGCTGGCCCTGCTGCTGCTGGTCACCGCCGGCATCGGCTGGACGGCACAGCAAGGACTGCTTCGCATCTTTGGCGGCTGGGGCTGGATCGGCGTCGCGATCCTCACCTGGCCCGCACTCGCGCAGCGCAGCCTGTTCGACCATGTCCGCGCGGTCGGCGAGCGGATCGACGCGGGCGACCTTGCCGGCGCGCGCGATGCCGTCGGCATGATCGTCGGCCGCGACACCGCAGCGCTCGACGAAAGCGGCATTGCCCGCGCCGCTATCGAAAGCCTCGCCGAAAGCTTTTGCGACGGCGTGGCGGCGCCGCTCTTCTGGCTGCTGCTGCTCGGCCTGCCCGGCATATGGGCGTATAAGGCGGCGAACACCGCCGACAGCCTGATCGGCCACCGCGAGGAACGCTGGCGCGCCTTCGGCTGGGCGGCGGCGCGGTTCGACGATCTTACGAACTGGATTCCGGCGCGGCTGTCGGGATTGCTTCTGTGCCTCGCGGGCGGCGGCGGATGGCGCATAATGAAGCGCGACGCCCGCAAACATGCCTCGCCCAACGCCGGCTGGCCCGAAGCGGCGATGGCGGGCGCACTGGGGCTTCGGCTCGCGGGGCCGATCGCCTATGACGGCGTCATGCACGACAAACCATGGATCGGCGACGGAGCAGAGGGCGCGGGCGGCGAAGAGATCGATCGCGCGCTCGCCATCTATCTGCGCGCCTGCCTGTTCCTCTGGCTGATCGCAGGGGGTGCATTATGGCTGCGCTGATGCTGCAGGGCACCGGGTCCGACGTCGGCAAGTCGGTGCTCGTCGCTGCGCTGTGCCGCGCCCTGACCAACCGCGGCCTCACCGTCCGGCCATTCAAGCCGCAGAATATGTCGAACAATGCCGCGGTCACCGCCGACGGCGGGGAGATGGGCCGCGCGCAGGCGCTTCAGGCGATTGCGTGCCGCGCCGAACCGCACAGCGACATGAATCCGGTGC contains these protein-coding regions:
- the cbiB gene encoding adenosylcobinamide-phosphate synthase CbiB; its protein translation is MAEPVALTALALDAAFGWPRALYRCIGHPVGLFAHIIDGCEAHWNRPESSFTRRRMLGALTLALLLLVTAGIGWTAQQGLLRIFGGWGWIGVAILTWPALAQRSLFDHVRAVGERIDAGDLAGARDAVGMIVGRDTAALDESGIARAAIESLAESFCDGVAAPLFWLLLLGLPGIWAYKAANTADSLIGHREERWRAFGWAAARFDDLTNWIPARLSGLLLCLAGGGGWRIMKRDARKHASPNAGWPEAAMAGALGLRLAGPIAYDGVMHDKPWIGDGAEGAGGEEIDRALAIYLRACLFLWLIAGGALWLR